A window of Nocardia arthritidis genomic DNA:
TCAGCGCGTCCCGCAAACCTGTTGTGCCGCAGGGTTTCCATTCCAAACCCTGCTTCGCGATGGCGTCGGGAACGGTCGGCGGATCGATGGGGTGCGTCGTGTGCCGCGCCGGTGTCGGCTCGAATTCCCGGTTGTAGTCGCTGGTCTCCGCGGCGGCCTTGCCGGCCGAAAGACACAGCGCCACAACAGATAGCAGCACAACATGACGTTGTCGCACCAAAAACTCCCCTCATTCGGTGCGGCAACGCTAACAGGCGAGCGTCAGTTCAGCTCGGGGCCGAGTTCGCGGATCACCTCGATCAGCAGGTCGGCCTCGGCTTCGGTGATCCGCCAGTTGACGAAAGTCGGTCGCAGCACGGTCATTCCGCGATATTTCGTGGTGCCGACGTAGACGCGGCCGTCGGCGAGTACGGCTCGGCCGAGGCGGGCGTTGAGGTCGTTCAGCTCGGGCTCCGGGACGCCGGGCGGGCGATAGCGGAAGCAGGTCACCGACAGCTGCACCGGGGCGATCAGCTCGAAATCCGGTGCGGCATCGACTATTCGGCCGAGCCGCTGGGCCACGTCGAGATGACGTTCCACCATCTCCCGGTAGCCGTCCCGCCCGTAGGCGTGCAGCGTCGCCCAGATCGGGAATGCCCGTGCCCGCCTGGATGATTCGGGACCGAGCATATTGAAGTTCGGGAACTCCTCGTCGAATTCCGGCAAGTAGGCCGCACCCCAGGCGCCGAATGCCTCGGTCAGTGTGGATTTGTTCTTCACGAACGCAAAACCGCTCTCGTAGGGCACATTCAGCCATTTGTGCCCGTCGGCGGTGATCGAGTCGGCGCGCTCGACGCCGCGCGTCAGGTGCGCCGTACGCGGCGACGCCGCGGCGAACAGCCCGAACGCGCCGTCCACGTGCAGCCAACAGTGGTAACGGGCCGCCAGATCGGCCATTTCGGCGATGGGGTCGCTATCGCCGGTATTCACCTCGCCGAGGTTGCCGACGAGTACGGCGGGCATGCCACCGAGCCTGCGCAGCCCCTCCTCCATGGCGGCGAGGTCGAGCCGCCCGGCATCGTCGCGGACGAACGTGCGCACCATATCGCGCCCGCAACCGAGTATCTGCAACGCCTTTCGGACACTGGGGTGCACATAGCCGCTGCTGAACACGGGCATCGCCGGCAGGCCCGACATACCCTGCGACGTGACGTCGGAGCCCAGCCGCTCGGCCCACCAGCGCCGGGCCGCGGCCAAGCCGGTGAGGTTCGCGAAGGTGGCGCTCGGGGTCAGCACACCACCGAAATCGCTTGGCAGGCCAAATAATTCCTTCAGCCAGTCGAGGACGATCGCCTCCATCCTGGCCGCCAGCGGCGAGCCGATCCACAGTCCCGAATTCTGGTCGAGCAGCGAGGCCAACCAGTCCGCCGCCATCGCCGCGGGCGTCGCACCGCCCACCACGAGGTGGTAGAAGTGCGGTCCCGACGCGTGCGTCGCCGCCTCCGGCGCGACGGCGAGCAGTCGCTCGATGGTCGCCACCGTGCCCGAACCCTGTTCCGGCAGCGGCCCGTCGAGCTGGTCGATGAGCACATCGTTGGCCGAATCATGCACCTTCCGTCCCGACAGGCTCGCCAGATACGGCCCGGCCGCCCCGTGCACCAACTCCAACGCCTGCGCCGCGTCCTCTTGCTCCTTCAGCGGATCACTCATCCCCCCACCGAACCGCCAACCGGTTCGCTTGTAAATAGCCTGCGGCCCAATATATTCCGGGTCTTGCCGGATACCGTTGCTGAAACTTCGCCGCTGGCCACCGGCTATTCGAGCCAGCTATCGGGCGGGCCTTCGTCCTCGTCGTCGACGAGAGCGGGTTCGGTGGGTGCGGGGCGGCGAAAAGTGGCGAAGCTGAAGGGGATTCCGTTCGCGGCGAAGCGTTCGATCTCGACCGGTTGTGGTCGGTGACCCGCCACCACGTCGGCCCAGATGTATTCGCCGCGGCCGATTGCCGCGGCGCACTCCCTGAGTTGTGGCGACGCGTGCGGGTCGGCGGCGAGTATGGTCAGGAACTCCTCGTCGACGCCGTGGAAAGGGCGCTCCGCTTCCTCGGCGTCGGCCCGCAGCCGGGCACCCGC
This region includes:
- a CDS encoding pyridoxal phosphate-dependent decarboxylase family protein: MSDPLKEQEDAAQALELVHGAAGPYLASLSGRKVHDSANDVLIDQLDGPLPEQGSGTVATIERLLAVAPEAATHASGPHFYHLVVGGATPAAMAADWLASLLDQNSGLWIGSPLAARMEAIVLDWLKELFGLPSDFGGVLTPSATFANLTGLAAARRWWAERLGSDVTSQGMSGLPAMPVFSSGYVHPSVRKALQILGCGRDMVRTFVRDDAGRLDLAAMEEGLRRLGGMPAVLVGNLGEVNTGDSDPIAEMADLAARYHCWLHVDGAFGLFAAASPRTAHLTRGVERADSITADGHKWLNVPYESGFAFVKNKSTLTEAFGAWGAAYLPEFDEEFPNFNMLGPESSRRARAFPIWATLHAYGRDGYREMVERHLDVAQRLGRIVDAAPDFELIAPVQLSVTCFRYRPPGVPEPELNDLNARLGRAVLADGRVYVGTTKYRGMTVLRPTFVNWRITEAEADLLIEVIRELGPELN